A stretch of Aedes aegypti strain LVP_AGWG chromosome 2, AaegL5.0 Primary Assembly, whole genome shotgun sequence DNA encodes these proteins:
- the LOC5579062 gene encoding guanine nucleotide-binding protein subunit beta-1, which translates to MNELEALRQEAETLKNAIRDARKAACDTSLVQATNSLEPIGRIQMRTRRTLRGHLAKIYAMHWGCDSRNLVSASQDGKLIVWDSHTTNKVHAIPLRSSWVMTCAYAPSGNFVACGGLDNICSIYNLKTREGNVRVSRELPGHTGYLSCCRFLDDTQIVTSSGDMSCGLWDIETGQQCTSFLGHTGDVMALSLSPQCRVFVSGACDASAKLWDIREGQCKQTFPGHESDINAVTFFPNGHAFATGSDDATCRLFDIRADQELAMYSHDNIICGITSVAFSKSGRLLLAGYDDFNCNVWDTLKAERAGILAGHDNRVSCLGVTENGMAVATGSWDSFLRVWN; encoded by the coding sequence ATGAACGAGCTGGAAGCCCTTAGACAGGAAGCGGAAACGCTTAAAAACGCCATCCGTGATGCTCGAAAGGCGGCCTGCGACACATCTTTAGTCCAGGCAACGAACAGCTTGGAACCGATAGGTAGAATACAGATGCGGACCAGACGTACCCTACGGGGCCATTTAGCTAAAATCTACGCCATGCACTGGGGATGTGACTCTAGGAACTTGGTATCCGCCTCGCAGGACGGTAAACTGATCGTTTGGGACTCTCATACGACGAACAAGGTCCATGCGATCCCGTTGCGATCGTCCTGGGTCATGACCTGTGCGTACGCGCCTTCCGGCAATTTCGTGGCCTGCGGAGGACTGGACAATATCTGCTCGATCTACAATCTGAAAACGAGAGAGGGGAACGTACGGGTGTCACGAGAATTGCCCGGCCACACTGGGTACCTATCGTGCTGTCGATTCCTAGATGATACTCAAATCGTCACCAGCTCAGGGGACATGTCCTGTGGGCTGTGGGACATCGAAACCGGTCAGCAGTGCACATCGTTCCTCGGACATACCGGCGACGTTATGGCACTGTCCCTTTCGCCGCAATGCCGCGTGTTTGTCTCCGGTGCGTGCGACGCTTCCGCCAAACTGTGGGATATCCGAGAGGGACAGTGTAAGCAAACGTTCCCGGGACACGAAAGCGATATCAACGCCGTCACATTCTTCCCGAATGGGCACGCGTTTGCGACCGGTTCCGATGATGCCACCTGTCGGCTGTTCGATATACGGGCCGATCAGGAACTGGCCATGTACTCCCACGATAACATCATCTGCGGTATTACCTCGGTAGCGTTCTCCAAATCGGGCCGGCTTCTCCTGGCCGGTTACGACGACTTTAACTGCAACGTGTGGGACACACTGAAAGCGGAACGGGCCGGCATCCTCGCAGGCCACGATAATCGCGTTTCCTGTTTAGGCGTTACGGAAAACGGAATGGCCGTCGCCACCGGGTCATGGGACTCATTCCTGCGGGTATGGAACTAA